The window CACACGGTTCGCGCCCTGCCCGCGGAGGAACGGCTTCACGATGAAATTCGCCGCGCCCTCCGCGCCGGTATCCACCAGCAAATCGTCCGCGCTCCCCGGCGCATCGGCAAAGATCGCGTTGGCACCCGCCAGCACGGTGATCTTCGCCGTCGCCCGTTCGCGGAGGAGCCCCGCGCCCCAGCACACCACGAGCAGCGCGACCGCCACGGCGACGCGCCGCCGCCGCCCGGGCGCGAACAGCCAGCCGCTCACCGTAAGCATCACGAGCGCATAAAACGCGATGAACTCAAACGCCGTCGGCGGGCGCGTGTAAGTCCACGCGCCGGGCAGCGTCGCGGTCCACTCGCTGACGCGCACCATGAGCGACATCCAGAGCCACGCGCTGTGGTTGAAGAGCTCCGTGAGCCACGGCAGCCAGCCGCCGCACACGAGCGCGCCGAGGTTCGCCATGAGCGCCAACGCGCTGAGCGGCACGACGAGCACGTTCGCGACGAGGCTCCCGGGGGTGAACAGGTGGAAGTAATACGCCGTGAGCGGCAGCGACCCGAGCCACGCCGCGAGCGATGTCGCGATACTTGACGCCAGCCAGTGCAGCGGACGGTCCAGCATGCGCCGCCAGCGCGGACGCAGTTCATCCGGCAGCATCGGGTCGTGCTTGAGCCATTTCCAAGACCGCTCCTCGAACGGCGGCACCAGCAGCGCGATGCTCAGCACGACGAAGAACGAGAGCTGGAAGCTCGCCTGGAAGAGCTGCTCCGGCTGCCACACGAGGATGATGACGCCCGCCGCTGCGAGCGAGTTGAGCAAGTCGCCCGGCCGGCGCAGCGACCAGCCGGCGATGATGACGGTCATCATGATGGTCGAGCGGATCGCGCTCGCCTGCCAGCCCGTCGCCCCGGTGTAAAACCAGATGAGCGGCACCACCACCAGCCCGCACCACGCGCGCGGCACCTGCGCCACGCGCAGCAGCGCCACGAGGATTCCCGCGATGAGCGCGATGTGCAGCCCGCTGATGGCGAAGATGTGCATCGTGCCCGAACGCATGAACGGCTCGCTGACTTCGTCCGTGAGCGCGGTCTTCCACCCGAGCGTCATCGCCCAGAGGAGCCGCAACGATTCGTCCTCGGCGGCCAGCCCGCGCGCCAGCGTGCGTTGCGCCCAGTTGAAGAACCGGTCCGTCATCGGCGGCGCAGGCGCGGCGGCGGCGGGCGCGAGCCGCCAGTCGTTCGTGCCCTTCGTGTCGAGCTGGAAGTGAATGCCCAGCCAGCGCAGGTGCTCGCGATAGTCGAACAGCCCTTGAGCCGCCGCCGCCTTCGGGCGATGCAGCACGCCGAACGCCTCGACGCCGCGCCCGCCGAAGAACGCCCCGTCCATCGCGCCGGGAGTCGTCACCGCCACGCGGCCGGTGGCGGGAAGCCACGCCCCGTCGCGGCGAAGTTCCGTGACCTCGATGACGGCATGCGTGCGGACGGCCTCTTCCTCGTGCTGGATGAACACGCGGTGCTTCGGCGTTTCGGCAAGCGAGCCGCGAAGCGCGACGAGTTCGGCCGCGGACCCGGCCGCCGCGCGCAGGTCGTGCCGCGAGAGAATGGCCGTGCGCGAGGTGAGATTCGCGCAACCGGCGGCGACGAGCAGCGGCCAGAGCAGCCGGGCGCGCCATGAGGCCCGCGCCAGCGCGAGCGACGCGATGAGCGCGCCGGCCGTGATCAGCCACCACAGCGGGAGTTCCACCGGACACGCCCGCGCCGCGAGCACGCCGCCCGCGTAAGCGAGCGCGATGGGAACGAGCGGGCGTTTCATTCGCTCCGGCGGTTGACCGTCCCCGGCCACCAGCCCCGACGCAGGCCGGCGCGCCACAACACCACGAGCCCGAGCGACGCGCCCGCGGCATCGAGCAGCACGTCCCACGCGGAGCCTTCGCGCGACGGGATGAACGATTGGTGCCACTCGTCCGTCGCGGCATAGAGCACGGCCACGAGCGCGGATTCACCGGCGGCGCGCCAGTCCCACGGGCGCGTGTCGCCGGGCTGCGGTTTGCGGCGCGCGCGCCACCAGAGGCACGCGAGCACGGCATACACGGTCACGTGCCCGGTCTTGCGGATGCAGAATTGCACGGCGCGGATGGTGTCGTCGGTGACTTCCGGCTTGAACCACCGGAGCAGCGGCCCGATGACGCGCGACGTGCGTTGCGCGGACAACGCGCCGGTGGACCCGCCGAAGATGACGGCCATCCAAAGCACGACCGGGAGCCAATACTTCACGAGGGGATGGAGCCGGGCCACGCCGCGATGAGAGCCACGCCCGTGACATGGGGCAATGCAATTCAGGGCTCGCCTGCCCATTGCGCTTCCCGGCGATGGGACCTTGGGCTTCAATCCCCGCGTGGCGACCGCGGATTCCATTCCAGCGTTGCTCGACCGGGGGCTGTGGTTTCCCGATCCGCGTGAAGCGCGGGAGACGCACGGCCTCGGCGGCATGGTGGCGATCGGCGGCGACTTGCAGCCGGAGCGCCTGCTGCTCGCGTATCGCTCGGGGATTTTCCCGTGGACGGTGGATCCGGTGACGTGGTGGTCGCCGGACCCGCGCGCGGTGTTCGAGCTCGACCGGATGCATGTGCCGCGCAGCCTCGCGAGGGTGATGCGGCGCGGCGCGTTCGAGGTGACGGAGAACCGCGCCTTTCGCGGGGTGATGGAGGGGTGCGCGCGGGCGCGGCGGTCGGGGAATTGGATCAGCCGCGATTTCATCGAGGCTTACACGCGGCTGCACGAACTCGGCCACGCGCACAGTGTCGAGTGCTGGCAGGACGGCAAACTCGCGGGCGGAATCTACGGCGTGGCCGTCGGCGGGCTGTTTGCCGGGGAGTCGATGTTCCATCGCGTGAGCGACGCGTCGAAAGTCGCGCTCGTGTCGCTCGCGGCGCGGCTCCGCGAGCGTGGCTTCACGTTGTTCGACATCCAGATGATGACGGACACGACGGCCCGGTTTGGGGCGGTGGAGATTTCGCGCGACGCGTATCTCGACCGGCTGGCGGCGGCCGTGCGGGTGCCGTGCGAGTTTGCGACGGGAGGGTCGCCGCGGGCCGGAACCGCATGAACGCGGCGCCTACGAAAGAACCGCCGGCCCGGATGGAAGTCCGTGCGCCTCGGCGACGGCCTTGCAGGTGATGCGTCCGGACATGACGTTGATGCCGCCGGTGAGCGCGGGCATCCGGTGGCAGGCCTCGGCGAGGCCGAAGTCCGCCAGCAGCTCGATGTAGCGGTGGGTGACGTTGGTGAGCGCCTGCGTCGCGGTGCGGCCAAACGCGGCGGGCATGTTCGCGACGCAATAGTGGGTGACGTCTTCCTCGACGAAGACCGGGTCGTGGTGCGTCGTCGGGCGGGACGTCTCGCAGCATCCACCTTGGTCGATGGCGATGTCCACGACGACGCTGCCGGGACGCATCCGGCGGAGCATGTCGCGTCGGATGAGCTTCGGCGCCTTCGCCCCGGGGACGAGCACGGCGCCGATGAGAAGGTCCACGTTGGGGAGAAGTTCCATCAGGTGCGCCTCGTTGGAGTAGAGCGTGTGCGCGGTGTGGAGCGTGATGTCAAGGAAGCGCATGCGCTCGACGTCGACCTCGAGGATGGTGACGTCCGCGCCGAGTCCCGTGGCCATGCGGGCGGCGTTCACGCCCGAGACGCCGCCGCCGATGACGATGACTTTGCCGGGCAGGACGCCGGGCACGCCGCCCAGCAGGACGCCGCTGCCGCCGCAGTGTTTGGCGAGGAAGTAGCCGCCGACGAGGACGCTCATGCGGCCGGCGATTTCGCTCATGGGCTCGAGCAGCGGGAGGCGGCGGTTGACCTCGATGGTTTCGTAGGCGAGGCATGTCGCGCCGGAACGGACGAGTCCGTCGGTAAGCGCGCGGCTGGCCGCGAGGTGGAGATACGTGAAGAGCAGTTGTCCCGGGCGCAGCAGCGGAATCTCGGAGGGTTGCGGCTCCTTGACCTTCACGACGAGGTCGCCCGCGGCGAAAACCTCGGCGGGCGTGTCGAGCAGTTTCGCGCCGGCCTGCTCGTAGTCAGAGTCGGGATAACCCGAGCCCACGCCCGCGCCGCGCTGCACAACGACGGCGTGCCCGCGCTTGATGAGCTGGTAGGCGGCGGAGGGCAGGAGTGCGACACGGTATTCCTGATCCTTGATCTCCTTGGGGACGGCGATGGTCATGAGGACGGCGCGTGGTGACTTGGGCGAGTGGACGTGGCAAGACGCGCGGCTCAAACGATCTGGCGCCAGCGCGAGGGCGGGAGCGGGCGGGCGGGTTCGCGCCGCAGTTCGAGGCAATGGCGGAGCATCTGCCGCGCGTTCGGATCGAACGGCATCAGCCGGAGCGAGGTGCGCCACGAGCGGATCGCGGCGTCGTATCTGCCGAACTTCATGTAGCAGATGGCCATCTCCTGCCACGCGGCGAAGTTGGCGGGGTTGAGGATCGCGGCGCGCTGGGCATCCTCGAGGGCGAGGTCGAACTGGCCAAGATTGATGCGCAACGCGGCGCGGCGGCTCCACGCCTCGGCAAACTGCGGGTGCATTTGGATGACCTGCGTGAGGATCGCGAGGGCGTGGTGGTGGTGCTTCTTCTGGATGGACTGGAATGCGTCGAACAGGTCGGCGCGCGCGGCGGCGC is drawn from Verrucomicrobiota bacterium and contains these coding sequences:
- a CDS encoding DUF4131 domain-containing protein produces the protein MKRPLVPIALAYAGGVLAARACPVELPLWWLITAGALIASLALARASWRARLLWPLLVAAGCANLTSRTAILSRHDLRAAAGSAAELVALRGSLAETPKHRVFIQHEEEAVRTHAVIEVTELRRDGAWLPATGRVAVTTPGAMDGAFFGGRGVEAFGVLHRPKAAAAQGLFDYREHLRWLGIHFQLDTKGTNDWRLAPAAAAPAPPMTDRFFNWAQRTLARGLAAEDESLRLLWAMTLGWKTALTDEVSEPFMRSGTMHIFAISGLHIALIAGILVALLRVAQVPRAWCGLVVVPLIWFYTGATGWQASAIRSTIMMTVIIAGWSLRRPGDLLNSLAAAGVIILVWQPEQLFQASFQLSFFVVLSIALLVPPFEERSWKWLKHDPMLPDELRPRWRRMLDRPLHWLASSIATSLAAWLGSLPLTAYYFHLFTPGSLVANVLVVPLSALALMANLGALVCGGWLPWLTELFNHSAWLWMSLMVRVSEWTATLPGAWTYTRPPTAFEFIAFYALVMLTVSGWLFAPGRRRRVAVAVALLVVCWGAGLLRERATAKITVLAGANAIFADAPGSADDLLVDTGAEGAANFIVKPFLRGQGANRVTTLALTHGDLRNVGGFTNIAAVFQPVGVVTSGVRFRSPAYRGIAASLESSPGRWRQVKRGDTVSGWTVLHPEGTERFTQGDDSALVLRGEFHGTRVLLLSDLGKPGQLALLDSGQDLRAAIVVAGMPTQGEPLAVALLDAVKPRAIVLQDSEYPAQRRAPKQLRDRLASDGVPLFIATADGTTVIEVKPGGVTVRAPGRPAVNW
- a CDS encoding leucyl/phenylalanyl-tRNA--protein transferase, producing MQFRARLPIALPGDGTLGFNPRVATADSIPALLDRGLWFPDPREARETHGLGGMVAIGGDLQPERLLLAYRSGIFPWTVDPVTWWSPDPRAVFELDRMHVPRSLARVMRRGAFEVTENRAFRGVMEGCARARRSGNWISRDFIEAYTRLHELGHAHSVECWQDGKLAGGIYGVAVGGLFAGESMFHRVSDASKVALVSLAARLRERGFTLFDIQMMTDTTARFGAVEISRDAYLDRLAAAVRVPCEFATGGSPRAGTA
- the ald gene encoding alanine dehydrogenase yields the protein MTIAVPKEIKDQEYRVALLPSAAYQLIKRGHAVVVQRGAGVGSGYPDSDYEQAGAKLLDTPAEVFAAGDLVVKVKEPQPSEIPLLRPGQLLFTYLHLAASRALTDGLVRSGATCLAYETIEVNRRLPLLEPMSEIAGRMSVLVGGYFLAKHCGGSGVLLGGVPGVLPGKVIVIGGGVSGVNAARMATGLGADVTILEVDVERMRFLDITLHTAHTLYSNEAHLMELLPNVDLLIGAVLVPGAKAPKLIRRDMLRRMRPGSVVVDIAIDQGGCCETSRPTTHHDPVFVEEDVTHYCVANMPAAFGRTATQALTNVTHRYIELLADFGLAEACHRMPALTGGINVMSGRITCKAVAEAHGLPSGPAVLS
- a CDS encoding VanZ family protein, giving the protein MPPRPCVSRASRGSGNHSPRSSNAGMESAVATRGLKPKVPSPGSAMGRRALNCIAPCHGRGSHRGVARLHPLVKYWLPVVLWMAVIFGGSTGALSAQRTSRVIGPLLRWFKPEVTDDTIRAVQFCIRKTGHVTVYAVLACLWWRARRKPQPGDTRPWDWRAAGESALVAVLYAATDEWHQSFIPSREGSAWDVLLDAAGASLGLVVLWRAGLRRGWWPGTVNRRSE